AATCCCGCCGATGACCTTTTCGATCTCTTCCAGCGGGAGGCCGCCGGGCCTCAGCAGGGTCGGCCTCTCCGAGCTGAGGTCTATCACCGTTGATTCTACACCTATCTTAGTCTCGCCGCCGTCGATTATGCACTCTATCCTCCCGTAGAAGTCGTCTATGACGTGCTCCGCCAGGGTGGGGCTCGGCTTTCCGCTTATGTTCGCTGAGGGTGCCGCCACGGGGGTGCTCGCTCTTATAAGCGCGAGGGCTATCGGGTGCGCCGGCATTCTGACGGCCACGGTGTCGAGGCCGCCGGTGGTGACGTCCGGGACGTTCTCATTCCTCGGCAGGACCATCGTCAGGGGGCCCGGCCAGAACCTCTCGGCGAGGAGCCTTGCCTCACGGGGAACATCCCTCGCGAGCCGCCCCAGATCGCTGAAGTCCGCTATGTGAACGATGAGTGGATTGTCCGCCGGCCTGCCCTTGGCCTCGAATATCCTCCTCACGGCCAGGGCGTTCAGGGCATCTGCACCGAGGCCGTAAACGGTCTCGGTCGGGAACGCGACCAGCTTCCCCTCCAGTATGAACCTGGCGGCTATCTTTATGCCCCTCTCATCGACTCCGTCTCGCATGTTGATTACTACCGTCATGCTCTCACCCCTCAGCCTTCACGGAGTCGGGGCCGTTAAAAACGTTACCCAATCACCGAGGAGTACACCCCCTCGACTCCCGCCGCGACGACCTCCCACGAGTAGAGCGCCGCGACCCTCCTCGCAACGGCCCCGGTTTTCCGGTTCTTTTTCGGCTCGGTAAGAACCTCTACAGCCTCAACGAGCTCATCGAACGTCCCGAAGGTGAGTCCGTTCTTCCCCGCTCTGATCAGCTCGGGAACCGCGCTCACGCGCCTTCCCACTGCCGGGACGCCCAGGCTGTTGGCCTCTATGACGACAAGGCCAAAGCCCTCCCTCCTGGAGGGCAGGACGAGGAGAACGCTTTCCGCCAGGATCCTCCCAACGTCCCCCCTGTACCCAAGGAACCTCACGTTTCCGGGTGCACTCGCTTCCAGACTCCCCCTGAGCGGGCCGTCACCCACCACAAGGAATTCCTTCTCCGGAAATTCCCTCGCCAGCTCTATGAAGGTTCCCGGGCTTTTGTATTCGCGGAGGGCGCCGATGAACGTGATGTACCTCCTCCCGTTCTCCGGTTCCCCGGCCCCTTCGAGTTCACGCACCCCGTTGGGTATGACACTCACCCTTCCCGCCCCGAGGGCCAGTGCCTTCCTTGCCAGCCAGTGGCTAACCGCTATTACCGCGTCCGCCTCGGCGAGGGTTTTTTTCACGTAAAACCTTCCGAGGGCCAGCTTTGCCGTGTGCTCCAGGTCGCTTCCGTGGGCCGTGACGACGAGGGGAAGGCCGGTTTTCTCCTTCGCAAGAACGCCCGCGAAGCTGGTCGTTCCAATGAAGTGGGCGTGGATCAAATCGAACCCCAGTTTCCTGTGGAGCCGGACGATTTTCCTGGAGCCCAGAAATGCGAAGCTCGTCCCCCTCAGTCCGTAAACCTGCGGAACCTTAACCTGGTGGACGAACTCCCGCTCGAACTCCCTCGGCTCAACCGGCCCGTAGGTCAGGACGTGAACCTCGTGGCGTTTTCTGAGCTCCCTTACGAGGTTGTCCAGGTGGTTCGCAACGCCTCCACCGTGCGGTGGGTAGTGACCGACCATTAGAATCCTCATTTTGACCGGGAAGAATGGAGAAGAGGCGTTAAAAAGACTTATGGTCTGCCCCTGTCCCTTCCCCCGGGGCGGGGTGGATGGGGAACGCCGTGCTTCCACACGGTTTTCTCTGCCAGCATCTCCTTTATACGGGGTATGAGATCGTTGATTACCTCGGAGTAATCCCCCTTCAGGAGGGCATCCTCCGCCTGCTGGAGCAGGTTTTCTATCTCATCTACATCGTAACCCTTTGCCCGGAGGACGTTCACCATGACCTCAAGCTGTGAAAGCCTTCTCTGAAGCCTCACCTCCGCCGAGCCCTGGTACACGGTCCTTATTTCCACGTACGTCCTCGCTATCACAAAATCCGCCTCTCCCCCCGCACGTATGGCCAGCAGGTATGCCCTGGAGTAGTCGCCCGCGTTGTACGCACTCCACGCCTCCTCCAGCAGGCCCCTGGCGGCTTCGAGCTTTCTTCTGGCGGCGGGTATCTGAAGGCCGTCGAGCAGCTTCTCCGCCCTGTCCGTTTTGTTCTGGACTGCCGTGAGAACCTCGAGGGTGTCCCTTGGCCCCGGCGAGGTCGCTTTCTCTTCGGTGCCTATGTCATTCCCAAAGCGCTCCCGGGCAAATCCCAGAACTTCCGCCTGGTTCAGGGGAAACAGGGGCTCTCCCCCGTCAGACGTTGTCATGTACACGACTCCCTTCAGCCCGCTGAACTTTGCCAGCGCCTCAAGTGTCTCGTTGGCTTTTCCTCCGTCCGTCAGGATGAGGATGGGCCTTCCATGCGTCCCGGAGGGTCCGATTTTAACCGTC
The DNA window shown above is from Thermococcus sp. JdF3 and carries:
- a CDS encoding glycosyltransferase family 4 protein, with the protein product MRILMVGHYPPHGGGVANHLDNLVRELRKRHEVHVLTYGPVEPREFEREFVHQVKVPQVYGLRGTSFAFLGSRKIVRLHRKLGFDLIHAHFIGTTSFAGVLAKEKTGLPLVVTAHGSDLEHTAKLALGRFYVKKTLAEADAVIAVSHWLARKALALGAGRVSVIPNGVRELEGAGEPENGRRYITFIGALREYKSPGTFIELAREFPEKEFLVVGDGPLRGSLEASAPGNVRFLGYRGDVGRILAESVLLVLPSRREGFGLVVIEANSLGVPAVGRRVSAVPELIRAGKNGLTFGTFDELVEAVEVLTEPKKNRKTGAVARRVAALYSWEVVAAGVEGVYSSVIG
- a CDS encoding L-threonylcarbamoyladenylate synthase — translated: MTVVINMRDGVDERGIKIAARFILEGKLVAFPTETVYGLGADALNALAVRRIFEAKGRPADNPLIVHIADFSDLGRLARDVPREARLLAERFWPGPLTMVLPRNENVPDVTTGGLDTVAVRMPAHPIALALIRASTPVAAPSANISGKPSPTLAEHVIDDFYGRIECIIDGGETKIGVESTVIDLSSERPTLLRPGGLPLEEIEKVIGGIEIHPAVRGKLVDVARSPGMKYRHYSPNAQVIVVEGKRENVRRKITELVHEYRADGLTVGVMATEEYDADEFFHLGSTEEEVARNLFRALRELDKRGVDVIIAEGIEERGLGFAVMNRLRKAAGYRIVWA